One Solirubrobacter pauli DNA window includes the following coding sequences:
- a CDS encoding ABC transporter ATP-binding protein, with translation MTAVSLNAVTLLYGDGAETVTALDHVDLEVEPGELVAVVGPSGSGKSSLLAVAGALTAPSSGSVRIGDVDLIGLPPRQAAAIRRQRIGFVFQSANLIPALTCLDQVRLPLTFGKFSDPRDPRELLAEVGMEHKADRRPHQLSGGERQRVGIARALVARPRLLLVDEPTAALDRQRSQEVVALLAREAHDHGVGTIMVTHDHDVLHHCDRTLEMTDGRLEPLT, from the coding sequence ATGACCGCCGTGTCGCTCAACGCCGTCACGCTGCTCTACGGCGACGGAGCGGAGACGGTCACCGCGCTCGATCACGTCGACCTCGAGGTCGAGCCGGGTGAACTCGTGGCCGTGGTCGGGCCGTCCGGCTCCGGGAAGTCGAGCCTGCTCGCCGTCGCCGGGGCGCTGACCGCCCCCAGCTCTGGCTCCGTGCGCATCGGGGACGTCGACCTCATCGGGCTACCGCCCCGCCAGGCCGCCGCGATCCGGCGTCAGCGGATCGGGTTCGTCTTCCAGAGCGCGAACCTCATCCCCGCGCTGACCTGCCTCGACCAGGTCCGGCTACCGCTCACGTTCGGCAAGTTCTCGGACCCGCGCGACCCGCGTGAGCTGCTCGCCGAGGTCGGCATGGAGCACAAGGCCGACCGCCGACCGCACCAGCTCTCCGGAGGTGAGCGCCAGCGCGTCGGCATCGCGCGCGCCCTTGTCGCCCGCCCCCGGCTGCTGCTCGTCGACGAACCCACGGCGGCACTGGACCGCCAGCGCAGCCAGGAGGTCGTCGCGCTCTTGGCCCGCGAGGCGCACGATCACGGCGTCGGCACCATCATGGTCACCCACGACCATGATGTCCTCCACCACTGCGACCGAACGCTCGAGATGACCGACGGACGACTCGAACCGCTGACCTGA
- a CDS encoding VanZ family protein, whose amino-acid sequence MQTLARFGPPLLLMAVIFGLSAQPSLGTGLGTWDTILRKGAHMTEFGLLWWLWWRAFGYRRAAVAVVITLVYAASDELHQRFVDGRHGSPVDWLIDAAGVAVAIALTRRFRARASR is encoded by the coding sequence ATGCAGACGCTCGCGCGGTTCGGGCCGCCGCTGCTCCTCATGGCCGTGATCTTCGGCCTGTCCGCACAGCCGAGTCTGGGCACCGGCCTCGGCACCTGGGACACGATCCTGCGCAAAGGCGCGCACATGACCGAGTTCGGCCTGCTCTGGTGGCTGTGGTGGCGCGCCTTCGGCTACCGGCGGGCGGCGGTCGCCGTCGTGATCACGCTGGTGTACGCGGCCAGCGACGAGCTCCACCAGCGGTTCGTGGACGGTCGTCACGGCTCGCCGGTGGACTGGTTGATCGACGCGGCCGGCGTGGCCGTGGCGATCGCGCTGACCCGGCGCTTCCGGGCGCGCGCGTCGCGATGA
- a CDS encoding zinc-binding alcohol dehydrogenase family protein, producing MRAVVLDAPGPPEALQLRHLPVPQPEPGWVLIDVRAFGLNRSELFTRLGHSPGVEFPRVLGIEAVGVVASAPGGEFREGQQVAAMMGGMGRAFDGGYAEYTCVPATQVIPFESGLDWATIGAVPEMLQTAYGSLTVALDAQPGQTLLIRGGTSSVGQAAALLAKDRGLTVLATTRREERFDVLRRAGVDHPLVDGGEVAEAVWRLVPGGVDLALELVGTDAMRDTLLATRVGGTVCFTGMLSAVWTVPDWYPMDYIPTGVRLTVYSGDAADLPPAVLQSFLDDLERGRLTLPGVRAYPLDEIVEAHRAMEADEAAGKLVVVT from the coding sequence ATGCGCGCCGTCGTCCTCGACGCGCCCGGGCCGCCCGAGGCGCTGCAGCTGCGTCACCTGCCGGTCCCGCAGCCGGAGCCGGGCTGGGTCCTGATCGACGTCAGGGCGTTCGGCCTGAACCGGTCGGAGCTGTTCACGCGGCTCGGCCACTCGCCCGGGGTGGAGTTCCCGCGCGTGCTCGGCATCGAGGCCGTCGGCGTCGTGGCGTCCGCGCCCGGCGGGGAGTTCCGCGAAGGGCAGCAGGTCGCGGCGATGATGGGCGGGATGGGCCGCGCGTTCGACGGCGGCTACGCCGAGTACACGTGCGTCCCGGCCACGCAGGTGATCCCGTTCGAGTCCGGCCTGGACTGGGCGACGATCGGCGCGGTGCCGGAGATGCTCCAGACCGCGTACGGGTCGCTCACGGTCGCCCTCGACGCGCAGCCCGGTCAGACGCTGCTGATCCGCGGCGGCACGTCCTCGGTCGGGCAGGCGGCGGCGCTGCTGGCCAAGGACCGCGGGCTCACGGTGCTCGCCACGACCCGGCGCGAGGAGCGCTTCGACGTGCTGCGCCGCGCGGGTGTCGACCATCCGCTGGTGGACGGCGGCGAGGTCGCCGAGGCGGTCTGGCGGCTCGTGCCGGGCGGGGTCGACCTCGCGCTCGAGCTCGTCGGCACCGACGCGATGCGCGACACGTTGCTCGCCACCCGCGTCGGCGGAACCGTCTGCTTCACCGGGATGCTCAGCGCGGTCTGGACCGTTCCCGACTGGTACCCGATGGACTACATCCCGACGGGCGTGCGGCTCACGGTCTACAGCGGCGACGCCGCGGACCTCCCGCCGGCGGTCCTGCAGTCCTTCCTCGACGACCTCGAGCGCGGCCGGCTCACGCTCCCGGGCGTCCGTGCGTATCCGCTCGACGAGATCGTCGAGGCGCACCGCGCGATGGAAGCCGACGAAGCGGCCGGGAAGCTCGTCGTCGTGACGTGA
- a CDS encoding ABC transporter permease, whose translation MFLALRDLSFARGRFALMGLVVTLIAFLTVLLSGLSVGLVNDGVSGLQRMPVTAFAFQADVAKDSAFSRSAVDLDRVGVWARRPGVTAAAPFGNTLVNARSNKGVEIDLALFGVQTGSFLDPDVGRGSRLAGDREVVISRTAAEQGVEIGDTLTLEPAGTALNVVGVLADQHTFGHVDVAYLPLSSWQEIAGGVRPGDEVPEHVYSQATAVAIRGDTDLAAGDRVAGTSAMTLKDAFGASPGYTAETSTLLLIQVFLYAISALVVGAFFTVLTIQRKHELAVIRALGASTGYLLRDSILQSLVLLVVSAGAGLGLGVLAGAALSSTPMPFALEAGPIAAATALLLALGLAGAAVAVVRVARVDPLIALGANR comes from the coding sequence GTGTTCCTCGCGCTGCGAGATCTGTCCTTCGCCCGCGGCCGTTTCGCGCTGATGGGGTTGGTGGTGACGCTGATCGCGTTCCTGACCGTGCTGCTCAGCGGCTTGTCGGTCGGGCTGGTCAACGACGGCGTCTCGGGGCTGCAACGGATGCCGGTGACCGCGTTCGCCTTCCAAGCGGATGTCGCCAAGGACTCGGCGTTCTCTCGTAGTGCCGTGGATCTCGACCGGGTCGGCGTGTGGGCACGCCGGCCCGGGGTCACCGCCGCGGCTCCATTCGGCAACACCCTGGTCAACGCGCGTAGCAATAAAGGCGTCGAGATCGACCTCGCGCTGTTCGGCGTTCAGACGGGTTCGTTCCTGGACCCCGACGTCGGCCGCGGCTCACGCCTGGCAGGCGACCGTGAAGTCGTGATCTCGAGGACGGCGGCCGAGCAGGGCGTCGAGATCGGCGACACCCTCACCCTGGAGCCCGCGGGCACCGCCTTGAACGTCGTCGGGGTGCTGGCCGACCAACACACGTTCGGACACGTCGACGTCGCCTATCTGCCGCTGTCGAGCTGGCAAGAGATCGCCGGCGGCGTGCGTCCCGGCGACGAGGTACCTGAGCACGTGTACTCGCAGGCCACCGCGGTGGCGATCCGCGGCGATACCGACCTCGCCGCCGGAGACCGAGTGGCGGGAACGAGCGCGATGACGCTGAAGGACGCATTCGGCGCGTCGCCGGGCTACACCGCCGAGACCTCCACCTTGCTGCTCATCCAGGTCTTCCTCTACGCGATCTCGGCCCTCGTCGTGGGCGCCTTCTTCACGGTCCTGACGATCCAGCGCAAGCACGAGCTCGCGGTGATCCGTGCCCTGGGAGCGAGCACCGGCTACCTGTTGCGCGACAGCATCCTGCAGTCCCTCGTGTTGCTCGTGGTCTCCGCCGGCGCCGGGCTCGGGCTGGGGGTGCTGGCGGGCGCAGCGCTGTCATCCACACCGATGCCGTTCGCGCTGGAGGCCGGCCCGATCGCGGCGGCCACGGCGCTGCTCCTCGCCCTCGGACTCGCCGGCGCCGCGGTCGCCGTCGTACGCGTAGCCCGGGTCGACCCGCTGATCGCCCTGGGAGCCAACCGATGA
- a CDS encoding DUF6518 family protein — translation MSGRLSAPLAAVALGLTFGALGAFGQAQLDRTLEAFPNSISTWLLAPFLVGAVAAGRGQAAVAGAVTCAFQLAGYYAVNVLQDIGTTASLVVFWTACAVVGGPVFGAAGRLWRVGEPGRRELGVAVLAGVFVAEGAYAFLLQERRYVAGVLWIAIGATLALVAGRGRLDGLRWLGLTVPLGIAGEVALTSVLSRVF, via the coding sequence ATGTCCGGACGCCTCTCCGCGCCGCTCGCCGCGGTCGCCCTCGGCCTGACCTTCGGCGCGCTCGGCGCGTTCGGCCAGGCCCAGCTCGACCGGACGCTGGAAGCGTTCCCGAACTCGATCAGCACCTGGCTGCTCGCGCCGTTCCTCGTCGGCGCCGTGGCGGCCGGACGGGGCCAGGCCGCGGTGGCGGGAGCCGTCACGTGCGCGTTCCAGCTGGCCGGCTACTACGCGGTCAACGTCCTGCAGGACATCGGCACCACGGCGTCGCTCGTGGTGTTCTGGACGGCGTGCGCGGTCGTCGGCGGGCCGGTGTTCGGCGCGGCGGGCCGGCTCTGGCGCGTGGGTGAGCCGGGGCGGAGGGAGCTCGGCGTCGCCGTGCTCGCGGGCGTCTTCGTCGCCGAGGGCGCGTACGCGTTCCTGCTCCAGGAGCGGCGCTACGTCGCCGGCGTCCTGTGGATCGCGATCGGCGCGACGCTCGCGCTCGTGGCCGGCCGCGGACGCCTGGATGGGTTGCGCTGGCTCGGGTTGACGGTGCCGCTGGGGATCGCCGGCGAGGTGGCGTTGACGTCCGTCCTCAGCCGCGTGTTCTGA
- a CDS encoding TetR/AcrR family transcriptional regulator codes for MTAARPLRADAERNRQRIVEAAKTLFAERGVDVAVEDIAAAAGVGIGTFYRRFPDRESLVEAVFETKFERMVQAARDAHEIDDPWEAFKYFVVTVARMHATDRGLKDVVLSSDRGREKVAEFRSIIQPLAGALLERAKAAGALREDVGAFDIPMIHQAVSAIADITRDVSPEYYERTLTLLVDGLARERTPTPMTVPPLETDQFLAVMSRHKR; via the coding sequence ATGACCGCCGCCCGCCCCCTTCGCGCTGATGCCGAGCGCAACCGCCAGCGCATCGTCGAGGCGGCGAAGACGCTGTTCGCCGAGCGCGGCGTCGACGTCGCGGTGGAGGACATCGCCGCGGCCGCGGGCGTCGGGATCGGCACCTTCTACCGGCGCTTCCCGGACCGCGAGTCGCTCGTCGAGGCCGTCTTCGAGACCAAGTTCGAGCGCATGGTCCAGGCCGCGCGCGACGCGCACGAGATCGACGATCCGTGGGAGGCGTTCAAGTACTTCGTGGTGACGGTGGCGCGGATGCACGCCACGGACCGGGGCCTCAAGGACGTCGTGCTCTCCAGCGACCGCGGGCGCGAGAAGGTGGCCGAGTTCCGCTCGATCATCCAGCCGCTCGCCGGCGCGCTGCTCGAACGGGCGAAGGCGGCGGGCGCCCTGCGCGAGGACGTGGGCGCCTTCGACATCCCGATGATCCACCAGGCCGTCAGCGCGATCGCCGACATCACGCGCGACGTCTCGCCCGAGTACTACGAGCGCACGCTGACGCTGCTGGTCGACGGCCTCGCCCGCGAGCGGACGCCCACGCCGATGACGGTGCCGCCGCTCGAGACCGACCAGTTCCTGGCCGTCATGAGCCGCCACAAGCGCTGA
- a CDS encoding TetR/AcrR family transcriptional regulator: MPRIRAATVVEHHALQRRALLDAARALLAETPQKPSMGTVGRRAGLARSSVYQYFASSDELLAGLIAEIFPDWARQVLNRMDAATGPGERVWAYVEANVDLFASSERAVARALREVVEPHVLQGPMEDFHRQLQVPLRQALTDFGEPEPEAMAEHIDSLIMQASRGLTADERSETSATRDVVLGRLRRLLGGFLGLDPNHG; this comes from the coding sequence GTGCCGCGCATCCGAGCCGCCACCGTCGTCGAGCACCACGCACTCCAGCGCCGCGCACTGCTGGACGCCGCGCGCGCCCTGCTGGCCGAGACGCCGCAGAAGCCGTCGATGGGCACGGTCGGTCGACGGGCAGGGCTGGCCCGCAGCAGCGTCTACCAGTACTTCGCGTCGAGCGACGAGTTGCTCGCCGGCCTCATCGCGGAGATCTTCCCTGACTGGGCCCGACAGGTCCTGAACCGCATGGACGCCGCGACCGGACCCGGGGAACGCGTCTGGGCCTACGTCGAAGCCAACGTGGACCTGTTCGCCAGCTCCGAGCGCGCCGTCGCCCGGGCACTGAGGGAGGTCGTCGAGCCCCACGTCCTGCAAGGACCGATGGAGGACTTCCACCGCCAGCTCCAAGTCCCGCTGCGCCAAGCGCTGACCGACTTCGGCGAACCCGAGCCCGAAGCAATGGCCGAGCACATCGACTCGCTGATCATGCAGGCCTCCCGTGGGCTCACCGCCGACGAGCGATCCGAGACCTCAGCTACGCGGGACGTCGTCCTCGGCCGACTTCGTCGCCTTCTCGGCGGCTTCCTGGGTCTGGACCCGAATCACGGATGA
- a CDS encoding helix-turn-helix transcriptional regulator produces MLVGRGRERADMDRVLAGIRAGESRAVLVRGEPGVGKTALLDYLADQAAACQVVRAAGVESEMELAFAGLHQLCGPLLGLRERLPGPHRDALDAAFGLRGESSPDRFFVGLATLGLLSEAADERPLVCIVDDAQWLDEASAQALAFVARRLSMEAVALVFASRDERDSGATHELVLKGLSDEDSRSLLRASIRVPLDARVRDRIVSESRGNPLALLELPRGLEAAELGGDGLAGTAPPLTGRIEGSFLLRFKSLPPAERQQLLLAAAEPLGDATLLRLAADRLGIALDAVRPGAAVELCEFGSRVRFRHPLVRSAIYRAASAEERRVVHRALADVTDPAVDPDRRAWHRAQAATGDDEDVAAELERSADRAKGRGGFAAAAAFLERAADLSPQPAPRAGRALAAAQAKLRAGAPEAALTLLARAEAGPLDELQQARALLLRAQVSFAAGGVVGSDDAAALLLNAAKRFEPLDIHLARETYLDALCAVLFSGPAAGSLRQADVARAALDATRSPEPPRAAGLLLEGLTTQILSGFTAAVPLLRRALIAFDSDDLSQVEGLSWGWLASQVGAAIWEHDLQHAVATRHVQMAREAGALVVLPLPLLQLAGIWLRQGDRAAVAGAHEEIIAAHEATGSKPAPYLALVKAAYQGSEAEFLSIFEESSSQSQARGNAQLGVHWAFAIFYNALGRHHDALAAAQRAYEDPQPIDNSAWMLHELIEAAALSGRPDAGAAAMRQLSERAQASGTDWALGVEARSRALLSGDDSREALHREAIDRLGGPGTRIEHARAYLIYGEWLARMRRTRAAREALGTAHEMFVGMGVEGFANRAADALQKTGVAVARDRSSPTDGLTPREAQIARLAASGLSNQEIGGRLFLSPRTVEYHLHKVFSKLSISSRRQLAAALPET; encoded by the coding sequence GTGCTCGTCGGCCGTGGCCGTGAACGTGCCGACATGGATCGCGTGCTGGCGGGGATTCGCGCCGGCGAGAGCCGTGCCGTGCTCGTGCGGGGAGAGCCGGGAGTCGGCAAGACCGCGCTGCTCGACTATCTCGCGGATCAGGCTGCGGCCTGTCAGGTCGTCCGGGCCGCGGGGGTCGAGTCCGAGATGGAGCTGGCGTTCGCCGGCCTCCACCAGCTCTGCGGGCCCTTGCTCGGACTGCGCGAGCGGCTGCCCGGCCCGCACCGCGATGCGCTCGACGCGGCGTTCGGCCTGCGCGGCGAGAGCTCGCCGGATCGCTTCTTCGTCGGTCTCGCGACGCTCGGCCTGTTGTCGGAGGCCGCTGACGAGCGGCCGCTCGTCTGCATCGTCGATGACGCGCAGTGGCTGGACGAGGCGTCGGCGCAGGCGCTCGCGTTCGTCGCGCGGCGCCTCTCCATGGAAGCGGTGGCCCTGGTGTTCGCGTCGCGTGACGAACGCGACTCCGGTGCCACCCATGAGCTGGTGCTCAAAGGGCTCTCTGACGAAGACTCCCGCTCCTTGCTGCGCGCGTCGATCCGCGTGCCGCTCGATGCTCGGGTCCGCGACCGGATCGTCTCGGAATCGCGGGGCAACCCGCTCGCCCTGCTGGAGCTGCCGCGCGGCTTGGAGGCTGCGGAGCTCGGGGGCGATGGACTCGCCGGCACCGCTCCGCCGCTCACGGGTCGGATCGAAGGCAGCTTCCTGCTGCGCTTCAAGTCGCTGCCGCCGGCGGAGCGGCAGCAGCTGTTGTTGGCCGCGGCTGAGCCGCTGGGCGACGCCACGCTCCTGCGGCTGGCCGCCGACCGGCTCGGGATCGCTCTCGACGCTGTGAGGCCCGGCGCCGCCGTCGAGCTGTGCGAGTTCGGCTCGCGCGTGCGCTTCCGCCACCCACTCGTGCGTTCGGCCATCTATCGCGCGGCATCGGCCGAGGAACGCCGAGTGGTGCATCGCGCGCTCGCGGACGTCACCGACCCCGCGGTCGATCCTGACCGTCGCGCGTGGCATCGGGCGCAGGCGGCGACCGGGGACGACGAGGACGTCGCCGCCGAGCTGGAGCGCTCGGCCGACCGCGCGAAGGGACGCGGCGGCTTCGCCGCCGCCGCGGCGTTCCTGGAGCGTGCCGCCGACCTCAGCCCGCAACCCGCACCGCGTGCGGGTCGGGCACTGGCCGCGGCGCAGGCCAAGCTGCGGGCGGGCGCCCCCGAAGCGGCGCTGACGTTGCTGGCGAGAGCCGAAGCCGGGCCGCTCGACGAGCTCCAGCAGGCCCGGGCGCTCCTCCTGCGCGCCCAGGTGTCCTTCGCGGCGGGCGGAGTCGTCGGCAGCGACGACGCGGCGGCGCTGCTGCTGAACGCCGCGAAGCGATTCGAGCCGCTCGACATCCACCTCGCCCGGGAGACGTACCTGGACGCGCTCTGCGCCGTGCTCTTCAGCGGTCCCGCAGCCGGCAGCCTCCGGCAGGCCGACGTCGCGCGCGCGGCGCTCGATGCCACCCGTTCCCCCGAACCCCCGCGGGCCGCCGGCCTGCTGCTCGAGGGGCTGACGACGCAGATTCTGTCGGGCTTCACCGCCGCCGTGCCGCTGCTGCGGCGGGCCTTGATCGCGTTCGACAGCGACGACCTGTCGCAGGTCGAAGGGCTCAGCTGGGGCTGGCTGGCCAGCCAGGTCGGCGCGGCGATCTGGGAGCACGACCTCCAGCACGCGGTCGCCACGCGTCACGTCCAGATGGCCCGCGAGGCAGGCGCCCTCGTCGTGCTCCCGCTGCCCTTGCTCCAGCTGGCCGGGATCTGGCTTCGCCAAGGAGATCGCGCCGCGGTGGCCGGCGCCCACGAGGAGATCATCGCGGCGCACGAGGCCACGGGCAGCAAGCCCGCGCCGTACCTCGCGCTCGTGAAGGCCGCCTATCAGGGGAGCGAGGCCGAGTTCCTGTCGATCTTCGAGGAGAGCTCCAGCCAGTCGCAGGCCCGTGGGAACGCGCAGCTCGGCGTTCACTGGGCGTTCGCGATCTTCTACAACGCCCTCGGTCGCCACCACGACGCGCTGGCTGCCGCCCAGCGCGCGTACGAGGATCCGCAGCCGATCGACAACTCGGCCTGGATGCTGCACGAGTTGATCGAGGCCGCGGCGTTGAGCGGCCGGCCGGACGCCGGAGCCGCCGCGATGCGACAGCTGTCGGAGCGGGCTCAGGCCAGCGGAACCGATTGGGCCTTGGGCGTCGAGGCCCGCTCACGCGCGTTGCTCTCCGGCGACGACTCGCGTGAAGCGTTGCACCGGGAGGCGATCGACCGCCTCGGAGGCCCCGGCACGCGGATCGAGCACGCCCGGGCGTATCTGATCTACGGCGAGTGGCTGGCTCGCATGCGCCGCACCCGCGCCGCCAGAGAGGCGCTCGGCACGGCACACGAGATGTTCGTCGGCATGGGCGTCGAGGGCTTCGCGAACCGCGCCGCCGATGCGCTCCAGAAGACCGGGGTCGCCGTCGCACGCGACCGGTCGAGCCCCACCGACGGCCTGACCCCGCGAGAGGCCCAGATCGCGCGATTGGCGGCCTCAGGCCTGTCCAACCAGGAGATCGGCGGACGCCTCTTCCTCAGCCCCCGCACCGTCGAGTACCACCTGCACAAGGTCTTCTCGAAGCTCAGCATCAGCTCACGCCGACAACTCGCGGCCGCGCTTCCCGAGACGTGA
- a CDS encoding MFS transporter yields MPPHSDPNHSRRWLILGIIAVAQLMVVLDATIVNIALPSAQQDLGFSNDARQWIVTAYALAFGSLLLLGGRLGDLFGRKWTFIGGLIGFSVASAVGGAADSFGVLVGARAAQGVFGALLAPSALALLATTFTDPAERGKAFGIFGAIAGTGAAIGLLLGGILTEVLSWRWCLYVNLVIALPAAIAAFRLLTNVAHPARPRIDVPGAVLATTGLFALVYGFSNSETHSWGHPVTIVMLVAAALLLTGFFLVERRVAHPLLPLRVLADRTRGGAFAGIGIAGIALFALFLFLTYYMQTTLDFSPIQTGLGFLPMSAAIIVTAQLVSQRLLPKFGPRPHMFVGMLLGASAMLILTQLHTDSSYATHVLPALILMGVGMGNIFPPAFQSATFGVDRADTGVASAMVNTMQQVGGSVGTALLSSIFASAVTSYANGHAKTPALAETATVHGYTVAFWVAAGVFALGALVVGAVIPSIKLEPAHGVAEPVAAH; encoded by the coding sequence ATGCCTCCTCACTCAGATCCCAATCACTCCCGCCGCTGGCTGATCCTCGGGATCATCGCCGTGGCGCAGCTGATGGTCGTCCTCGACGCGACCATCGTGAACATCGCCCTGCCGTCCGCGCAGCAGGACCTCGGCTTCTCCAACGACGCGCGCCAGTGGATCGTCACCGCGTACGCGCTCGCGTTCGGCTCCCTGCTGCTGCTCGGCGGCCGCCTCGGCGACCTCTTCGGCCGCAAGTGGACCTTCATCGGCGGCCTGATCGGCTTCTCCGTCGCGTCCGCCGTCGGCGGTGCAGCCGACTCCTTCGGCGTGCTCGTCGGCGCCCGTGCCGCCCAGGGCGTGTTCGGCGCGCTCCTCGCCCCGTCCGCGCTCGCGCTGCTCGCGACGACGTTCACCGACCCCGCCGAGCGCGGCAAGGCGTTCGGCATCTTCGGCGCGATCGCCGGCACCGGCGCGGCGATCGGCCTGCTGCTCGGCGGCATCCTCACCGAGGTGCTCAGCTGGCGCTGGTGCCTGTACGTGAACCTCGTGATCGCGCTCCCCGCCGCGATCGCCGCGTTCCGCCTGCTGACGAACGTCGCCCACCCGGCCCGTCCGCGCATCGACGTGCCCGGCGCCGTGCTCGCGACGACCGGCCTGTTCGCGCTCGTCTACGGCTTCTCGAACTCCGAGACCCACTCGTGGGGCCACCCGGTCACGATCGTGATGCTCGTGGCGGCCGCTCTGCTGCTGACCGGCTTCTTCCTCGTCGAGCGCCGCGTCGCGCACCCGCTGCTCCCTCTGCGCGTCCTCGCCGACCGCACCCGTGGCGGCGCGTTCGCCGGCATCGGCATCGCGGGCATCGCGCTGTTCGCGCTGTTCCTCTTCCTCACGTACTACATGCAGACCACGCTCGACTTCTCGCCGATCCAGACCGGCCTCGGCTTCCTGCCGATGTCGGCGGCGATCATCGTCACCGCGCAGCTCGTCAGCCAGCGCCTGCTGCCCAAGTTCGGCCCGCGCCCCCACATGTTCGTCGGCATGCTCCTCGGCGCGAGCGCGATGCTCATCCTCACGCAGCTGCACACCGACTCCAGCTACGCCACGCACGTCCTCCCCGCCCTGATCCTGATGGGCGTCGGCATGGGCAACATCTTCCCGCCCGCGTTCCAGTCGGCCACGTTCGGCGTCGACCGCGCCGACACCGGCGTCGCCTCCGCGATGGTCAACACCATGCAGCAGGTCGGCGGCTCGGTCGGCACGGCGCTGCTGAGCTCGATCTTCGCCAGCGCCGTCACCTCCTACGCGAACGGCCACGCCAAGACGCCGGCCCTCGCCGAGACGGCCACCGTCCACGGCTACACCGTCGCCTTCTGGGTCGCCGCGGGCGTGTTCGCCCTCGGGGCGCTCGTCGTCGGCGCGGTCATCCCGTCGATCAAGCTCGAGCCGGCCCACGGCGTGGCCGAGCCGGTCGCCGCCCACTAG
- a CDS encoding PadR family transcriptional regulator, which translates to MARRFSPQTIAVLAALAGRPQEWRYGYELGKDVDLRAGTLYPILMRLTNRGLLETTWEVDPPPGRPPRHLYRLSAAGASVASEAAALPLPRPIARPA; encoded by the coding sequence ATGGCCCGCCGTTTCTCACCCCAGACGATCGCGGTGCTGGCCGCACTCGCCGGCCGCCCACAAGAGTGGCGTTACGGGTATGAGCTCGGCAAGGACGTCGATCTCCGGGCCGGGACCCTGTACCCCATCCTGATGCGGCTGACCAACCGCGGGTTGCTCGAGACCACGTGGGAGGTCGACCCGCCGCCCGGCCGTCCGCCGCGGCACCTGTATCGGCTCAGCGCGGCGGGCGCGTCCGTGGCCAGCGAGGCCGCGGCGCTCCCACTCCCGCGACCGATCGCGAGGCCGGCGTGA
- a CDS encoding VOC family protein has translation MPVCLNHLNLVVSDLDAAQTWFTTYFPFSVRTRHPGLTVLDGADGFVLVLMRARESAPHYPSGFHVGFLVDDEEAVDVEYARLTAAGLDVPRAPRRMRGTYGFYFTAVDGVLFEVSAR, from the coding sequence ATGCCCGTTTGCCTGAATCACCTCAACCTCGTCGTGTCCGACCTGGACGCCGCCCAGACGTGGTTCACGACGTACTTCCCGTTCTCGGTCCGGACCCGGCACCCCGGGCTCACCGTTCTCGACGGGGCCGACGGATTCGTGCTCGTGCTGATGCGGGCGCGCGAGTCCGCACCGCACTACCCGAGCGGGTTCCACGTCGGCTTCCTCGTCGACGACGAGGAAGCGGTGGACGTCGAGTACGCCCGCCTCACCGCGGCCGGACTCGATGTGCCCAGGGCGCCGCGCCGGATGCGCGGAACCTACGGCTTCTACTTCACCGCTGTCGACGGGGTGCTGTTCGAGGTCTCCGCGCGCTGA
- a CDS encoding DsbA family oxidoreductase: MSDVIKVDVWSDIACPWCFIGKRKFETGAEGFDVEVEYHSFELAPDTPVDFEGSEIDFLVAHKGMPAAQVEPMLAQVKGIAAEVGLDYDFDALQHTNTVKAHQLLHYAKAHGKQVELKERLLSAYFVEGRHVGRAEDLADLAAEVGLDREDALRALEANEYVDAVRADQEQAMRYGIRGVPFFVIDGKYGVSGAQAPETFAAALKQVQDERAGVAS; encoded by the coding sequence ATGAGTGACGTGATCAAGGTCGACGTGTGGTCCGACATCGCCTGCCCGTGGTGCTTCATCGGCAAGCGCAAGTTCGAGACGGGGGCCGAGGGCTTCGACGTCGAGGTCGAATACCACTCGTTCGAGCTCGCTCCGGACACGCCGGTGGACTTCGAGGGCTCCGAGATCGACTTCCTGGTCGCGCACAAGGGCATGCCCGCCGCGCAGGTCGAGCCGATGCTCGCGCAGGTCAAGGGCATCGCGGCCGAGGTCGGCCTCGACTACGACTTCGACGCGCTGCAGCACACCAACACCGTCAAGGCGCACCAGCTCCTGCACTACGCGAAGGCGCACGGCAAGCAGGTCGAGCTCAAGGAGCGGCTGCTGAGCGCGTACTTCGTCGAGGGCCGGCACGTGGGTCGCGCCGAGGATCTCGCCGACCTGGCCGCCGAGGTCGGGCTGGACCGCGAGGACGCGCTGCGCGCGCTGGAGGCGAACGAGTACGTGGACGCCGTCCGCGCCGACCAGGAGCAGGCGATGCGCTACGGCATCCGCGGCGTCCCGTTCTTCGTGATCGACGGCAAGTACGGCGTGTCGGGCGCGCAGGCGCCGGAGACGTTCGCGGCCGCCCTCAAGCAGGTCCAGGACGAGCGCGCCGGGGTGGCGTCGTGA